A stretch of Primulina tabacum isolate GXHZ01 chromosome 13, ASM2559414v2, whole genome shotgun sequence DNA encodes these proteins:
- the LOC142522598 gene encoding uncharacterized protein LOC142522598 produces MGDCRNEEDEDGGERICCYFHPREMVIGVCSFCLQERLSAVASDQKRAKHHFHHTFCSLKKVFALTRFVNRVENFKQEKKSDDSDACSSSLCSQEDSFISIKFEANGVALWDKDKIPKIPLNLQCDKSWGDGNGNKVKKKSVLEHLNPRGMLRWRRRVGRFFNLFRWNKSKKENRCKRRKVERSKARLGWIRCLRKRRTNE; encoded by the exons ATGGGTGATTGCAGAAACGAAGAAGACGAAGATGGGGGCGAGAGGATCTGCTGCTATTTTCACCCGAGGGAGATGGTGATCGGAGTCTGCTCCTTCTGCTTGCAGGAGAGGCTCTCCGCCGTAGCCTCCGATCAGAAGAGAGCGAAGCACCATTTCCACCACACATTCTGCAGTCTGAAGAAGGTTTTCGCGCTCACGAGATTCGTCAATCGGGTGGAGAATTTCAAGCAGGAAAAGAAATCCGACGACTCCGATGCATGTTCTTCGTCTCTCTGCAGCCAAGAAG ACTCTTTCATATCCATCAAGTTTGAAGCAAATGGTGTGGCCTTATGGGACAAGGATAAAATCCCAAAAATACCCCTCAATCTACAATGTGACAAATCTTGGGGTGATGGAAACGGGAACAAGGTCAAGAAGAAGAGTGTGTTGGAGCACTTAAACCCACGTGGAATGCTGAGGTGGCGAAGACGGGTTGGTCGGTTCTTCAATCTCTTTAGATGGAACAAGTCCAAGAAAGAAAATAGATGCAAGAGAAGAAAGGTAGAAAGATCAAAAGCAAGATTGGGATGGATAAGATGCCTAAGAAAAAGGAGGACCAATGAGTAA